One stretch of Gadus chalcogrammus isolate NIFS_2021 chromosome 14, NIFS_Gcha_1.0, whole genome shotgun sequence DNA includes these proteins:
- the pop4 gene encoding ribonuclease P protein subunit p29 isoform X1, with protein MEERLLQLKNPPEIGEVLGIGNKTLKVAERFTRYFIANSMKQSETPFLEEALSRKAVILEYARAKRPKAKRKSKEGKGKAEVLEYAREKRPTAKRKSKALSAGEKRRLKVFDIKPEHQRYELFLPLNDLWKQYILSICNGLRPSSNPQLIQQKLLKADFHGAILTVVRSKCPSYVGATGILVQEFKHIFKIITKEDRLKVIPKKNSVFAVEVNGFVSHIYGSKFQYRASERSVKKFKVKGSIDL; from the exons ATGGAAG AGAGACTTCTGCAGTTGAAGAATCCACCCGAGATCGGAGAGGTTCTTGGTATTGGT AATAAAACTCTGAAGGTGGCGGAGCGTTTCACCCGTTATTTCATTGCGAACAGCATGAAGCAGTCGGAGACACCGTTCCTGGAGGAAGCTCTGTCCCGCAAAGCGGTGATCCTGGAGTACGCCCGGGCAAAACGGCCCAAGGCCAAGAGGAAAAGCAAGGAGGGGAAGGGCAAAGCAGAGGTCCTGGAGTACGCCCGGGAAAAACGGCCCACGGCCAAGAGGAAAAGCAAGGCACTGAGTGCCGGGGAGAAAAGGAGACTCAAGGTGTTCGACATCAAGCCGGAACACCAGAG ATATGAGCTTTTTCTACCCCTGAATGACTTATGGAAACAGTACATCCTCAGCATATGCAACGGATTGAGACCATCGAG TAATCCACAACTTATCCAGCAGAAGCTACTGAAAGCAGACTTCCACGGGGCCATCCTAACAG TGGTCCGGTCCAAGTGCCCATCCTATGTTGGAGCCACAGGCATTCTCGTCCAGGAGTTCAAGCACATCTTTAAAataatcaccaaggaggatcgTCTTAAAG TAATCCCCAAGAAGAACAGCGTGTTTGCAGTAGAAGTCAACGGCTTCGTCTCCCATATCTACGGTAGCAAGTTTCAGTACCGCGCCAGCGAGCGCTCGGTCAAGAAGTTTAAAGTCAAGGGCAGCATTGACTTGTGA
- the pop4 gene encoding ribonuclease P protein subunit p29 isoform X2, with product MKQSETPFLEEALSRKAVILEYARAKRPKAKRKSKEGKGKAEVLEYAREKRPTAKRKSKALSAGEKRRLKVFDIKPEHQRYELFLPLNDLWKQYILSICNGLRPSSNPQLIQQKLLKADFHGAILTVVRSKCPSYVGATGILVQEFKHIFKIITKEDRLKVIPKKNSVFAVEVNGFVSHIYGSKFQYRASERSVKKFKVKGSIDL from the exons ATGAAGCAGTCGGAGACACCGTTCCTGGAGGAAGCTCTGTCCCGCAAAGCGGTGATCCTGGAGTACGCCCGGGCAAAACGGCCCAAGGCCAAGAGGAAAAGCAAGGAGGGGAAGGGCAAAGCAGAGGTCCTGGAGTACGCCCGGGAAAAACGGCCCACGGCCAAGAGGAAAAGCAAGGCACTGAGTGCCGGGGAGAAAAGGAGACTCAAGGTGTTCGACATCAAGCCGGAACACCAGAG ATATGAGCTTTTTCTACCCCTGAATGACTTATGGAAACAGTACATCCTCAGCATATGCAACGGATTGAGACCATCGAG TAATCCACAACTTATCCAGCAGAAGCTACTGAAAGCAGACTTCCACGGGGCCATCCTAACAG TGGTCCGGTCCAAGTGCCCATCCTATGTTGGAGCCACAGGCATTCTCGTCCAGGAGTTCAAGCACATCTTTAAAataatcaccaaggaggatcgTCTTAAAG TAATCCCCAAGAAGAACAGCGTGTTTGCAGTAGAAGTCAACGGCTTCGTCTCCCATATCTACGGTAGCAAGTTTCAGTACCGCGCCAGCGAGCGCTCGGTCAAGAAGTTTAAAGTCAAGGGCAGCATTGACTTGTGA